The following are encoded in a window of Streptomyces griseiscabiei genomic DNA:
- a CDS encoding sensor histidine kinase, with translation MPAIAAPAFVRRGSLPLRHLPDLVFLTVAVGGVLRLVDVNSTLCWELVPLITLLSGGYVAGLALWDRLGSRGRPLWLGSLLTLWCWISWGMPAPVATAYTWLALPLAILALRMFTARTAVAAVGVITVLLVVVIARTAAPLHPELVVPPAAALWATVALYRAQQRILGELRRTRAELARGQREAGRLAERARIARDLHDTLAQELAGSRMLLQAADRDWDRRPDLARTQVRTVVDALGANLAETRTIIGDLTPPALEHDDLTTALRTLCARDTAASSRVLFRAEGEPGDLPRDRAAALLRVAQGLLANAREHGRARHVWVTLDHHDGTTVSVEVRDDGVGFDAARAAARRGDRGLGLSAGRERLDALGGSLTVRSTPGRGTLARATLPVDTLALAGPAAGR, from the coding sequence GTGCCCGCCATCGCCGCCCCCGCCTTCGTACGCCGAGGTTCGCTGCCGCTCCGGCACCTGCCCGACCTGGTGTTCCTGACCGTGGCCGTCGGCGGGGTGCTCCGCCTCGTCGACGTCAACTCCACGCTGTGCTGGGAACTGGTCCCCCTCATCACCCTGCTGTCGGGCGGATACGTCGCCGGACTCGCCCTCTGGGACCGGCTCGGGAGCCGGGGCAGGCCCCTGTGGCTCGGCTCCCTGCTGACCCTGTGGTGCTGGATCTCCTGGGGGATGCCCGCCCCCGTCGCCACCGCCTACACCTGGCTGGCCCTCCCGCTGGCCATCCTCGCCCTGCGCATGTTCACCGCCCGTACGGCGGTCGCCGCCGTCGGCGTGATCACCGTGCTCCTCGTCGTGGTGATCGCCCGGACCGCCGCGCCCCTCCATCCCGAACTGGTCGTCCCGCCCGCCGCCGCGCTCTGGGCCACCGTCGCCCTCTACCGCGCCCAGCAGCGAATCCTCGGCGAACTCCGCCGCACCCGGGCCGAGTTGGCGCGCGGCCAGCGCGAGGCCGGCCGGCTCGCCGAGCGCGCCCGGATCGCCCGCGACCTGCACGACACGCTCGCCCAGGAACTCGCCGGCAGCCGGATGCTCCTCCAGGCCGCCGACCGCGACTGGGACCGCCGCCCCGACCTCGCCAGGACCCAGGTCCGCACGGTCGTGGACGCGCTCGGCGCCAACCTCGCCGAGACCCGCACCATCATCGGCGACCTCACCCCGCCCGCCCTGGAGCACGACGACCTCACCACCGCGCTCCGCACCCTCTGCGCCCGCGACACGGCCGCGTCCTCGCGGGTGCTGTTCCGCGCCGAGGGCGAGCCGGGCGACCTGCCCCGCGACCGGGCCGCCGCCCTGCTCCGCGTCGCCCAGGGCCTGCTGGCCAACGCCCGCGAGCACGGCCGCGCCCGGCACGTCTGGGTCACCCTCGACCACCACGACGGCACGACCGTCTCCGTCGAGGTACGGGACGACGGCGTGGGCTTCGACGCGGCCCGGGCCGCCGCCCGGCGGGGCGACCGCGGCCTCGGCCTGAGCGCCGGCCGGGAGCGCCTGGACGCCCTCGGCGGCTCGCTCACCGTCCGCAGCACACCCGGCCGGGGCACCCTGGCCCGCGCGACTCTCCCCGTGGACACCCTCGCCCTGGCCGGTCCGGCGGCCGGCCGGTGA